In one Pseudomonas sp. 31-12 genomic region, the following are encoded:
- the icmH gene encoding type IVB secretion system protein IcmH/DotU: MIKDMEHNQDDKTVLLDRQGHGPASSPLTDFAAPPRFEQLEERMIYAARLRPAESFNISLNSLVAAASDLLSEVVRLKHSDTREDMYALNERLTAGLKLFEVRALHNGAESSQVMAARYVLCTVVDEAVVTTPWGNESEWSQMSLLSSFHNETFGGEKFFQLLDRLSKNPVKHLPMLELMYLCLSLGFEGKYRVQARGMLELEGIRDALYRQIRQLRGDVPRELSPHWEGLNDQRRSLVRIVPAWMVVLFTVVCLVVMYSGFAWVLGEQRETVLQPFQQLDPAAVQPQSQP; encoded by the coding sequence ATGATCAAGGACATGGAACACAACCAGGACGACAAAACCGTCCTGCTCGACCGTCAGGGCCACGGCCCTGCTTCGAGCCCGCTAACCGATTTCGCCGCACCGCCGCGTTTCGAACAGCTCGAAGAACGGATGATCTACGCCGCGCGTTTGCGCCCGGCGGAATCCTTCAACATCAGCCTCAATTCGCTGGTGGCCGCCGCGTCCGATCTGTTGTCGGAAGTGGTGCGCCTCAAGCACAGCGACACCCGCGAAGACATGTACGCGCTCAACGAGCGACTGACCGCCGGGCTGAAACTGTTTGAAGTGCGCGCGCTGCACAACGGCGCCGAAAGCAGCCAGGTGATGGCCGCGCGTTACGTGCTCTGCACCGTGGTCGACGAAGCCGTTGTGACCACACCGTGGGGCAACGAAAGCGAATGGTCGCAGATGAGCCTGCTCAGCAGCTTCCACAACGAAACCTTCGGCGGCGAGAAGTTCTTCCAGCTGCTGGATCGCTTGTCGAAAAACCCGGTCAAGCACCTGCCGATGCTGGAGCTGATGTACCTGTGCCTGTCCCTCGGTTTCGAAGGCAAGTACCGCGTGCAAGCGCGCGGCATGCTCGAACTCGAAGGCATCCGCGACGCGTTGTATCGCCAGATTCGTCAGTTGCGCGGCGACGTGCCACGTGAGCTTTCGCCGCACTGGGAAGGCTTGAACGATCAGCGCCGCAGCCTGGTGCGCATCGTGCCGGCGTGGATGGTGGTGCTGTTCACCGTGGTCTGCCTGGTGGTGATGTATTCGGGTTTCGCCTGGGTCTTGGGCGAGCAACGCGAAACCGTTCTGCAACCTTTTCAGCAGCTAGATCCGGCCGCGGTCCAGCCGCAGTCGCAGCCGTAA
- the tssK gene encoding type VI secretion system baseplate subunit TssK, with translation MNSHKVIWQEGMLLRPQHFQHNDRYYDHQMKTRTQLLGSYTWGFLNLEIDLQFLNMGKLVISQASGILPDGSLFELGGNTEPLALDVPPNTGNTPIYLALPLVTGNHIEARRPEQSDVLARYTAYEAEVADSNAGDDSASQVSCGRPDFKLLLGEQQSDQAYVKLKICDVLDTTPDGVISLDPDFVPTYIQAHASSYLLSCLKEVISMLGHRGDTIAERIRSNGKVGGAEVGDFMMLQLINRTELLLRHYLGLEQVHPEELYRTLLTMLGDLATFSSDSKRPRLDSRYQHSDQGASFRKLMEAIRQVLSMVLEQHAIELVLQARQYGIIVSPLHDHKLLGSASFVLAASANCDSEELRHRLPAHLKVGPVERIRQLVNLHLPGIKVKPLPVAPRQIAFHSNKTYFILELSSEDLAQLERSGGFAFHVSGEFAELELKFWAIRN, from the coding sequence ATGAATTCCCATAAAGTCATTTGGCAGGAAGGCATGCTGCTGCGTCCGCAGCACTTCCAGCATAACGACCGCTATTACGACCACCAGATGAAGACCCGCACCCAGTTGCTGGGCAGCTACACTTGGGGCTTCCTCAACCTGGAAATCGATTTGCAGTTCCTCAACATGGGCAAACTGGTGATCAGCCAGGCCTCGGGGATTCTGCCGGACGGCAGCCTGTTCGAACTCGGCGGCAACACCGAGCCGTTGGCCCTCGACGTGCCGCCGAACACCGGCAACACGCCGATCTACCTGGCACTGCCGCTGGTCACCGGCAACCACATCGAGGCCCGTCGCCCGGAGCAATCCGACGTGCTGGCGCGCTACACCGCGTACGAAGCGGAAGTGGCCGACTCCAACGCGGGCGATGATTCCGCCAGCCAGGTCAGTTGCGGTCGCCCGGACTTCAAACTGTTGCTCGGCGAGCAGCAGAGCGACCAGGCTTACGTGAAGCTGAAGATCTGCGACGTGCTGGACACCACGCCCGATGGCGTGATCAGCCTCGATCCGGATTTCGTGCCGACCTACATTCAGGCGCATGCCTCCAGCTACCTGCTGTCGTGCCTGAAAGAAGTGATCAGCATGCTCGGTCACCGTGGTGACACCATCGCCGAGCGCATTCGTTCCAACGGCAAGGTCGGTGGCGCGGAAGTCGGCGACTTCATGATGCTGCAACTGATCAACCGCACCGAACTGCTGCTGCGTCACTACCTCGGCCTGGAACAGGTTCACCCGGAAGAGTTGTACCGCACGCTGCTGACCATGCTCGGCGACTTGGCGACGTTTTCAAGCGACAGCAAACGCCCGCGCCTGGACAGCCGTTACCAGCACAGCGACCAGGGTGCGAGCTTCCGCAAACTGATGGAAGCGATTCGTCAGGTGCTGTCGATGGTGCTCGAACAGCACGCCATCGAACTGGTTCTGCAAGCGCGTCAGTACGGCATCATCGTCTCGCCGTTGCACGACCACAAACTGCTGGGCTCGGCCTCGTTCGTGCTCGCGGCCAGTGCCAACTGCGACTCCGAAGAACTGCGCCACCGCTTGCCGGCGCACCTCAAGGTCGGCCCGGTGGAGCGCATCCGCCAACTGGTCAACCTGCATCTGCCGGGCATCAAGGTCAAACCGTTGCCGGTGGCACCACGGCAGATCGCGTTCCACTCCAACAAAACCTATTTCATTCTCGAACTCAGTTCTGAAGACCTGGCACAACTCGAGCGCTCCGGCGGCTTCGCGTTCCACGTGTCCGGCGAATTCGCCGAGCTTGAACTGAAATTCTGGGCCATCAGGAACTGA
- the tssJ gene encoding type VI secretion system lipoprotein TssJ, whose translation MSRCSTAFFKTLTAFAALVLLAGCSSLSPYSHVTKLNLKLTASDQLNPDLNGRPSPIVVRLFELKHPVTFENADFFSLYERAKESLAPDLVASEELELRPGETVELKLSVEEGSRYVGILAAYRDLPETKWRYTVQVTPVEVTDADLTLDQAGIRNSNETLAKADD comes from the coding sequence ATGTCTCGCTGCTCGACCGCTTTTTTCAAGACGCTGACGGCGTTCGCGGCCCTGGTGCTGCTGGCCGGCTGCTCGTCGCTGTCGCCGTATTCCCACGTCACCAAGCTCAACCTGAAGCTCACCGCCAGCGATCAGTTGAACCCGGACCTCAACGGTCGTCCGTCGCCGATCGTCGTGCGTCTGTTCGAGCTCAAGCACCCGGTGACCTTCGAGAATGCCGACTTCTTCAGCCTGTACGAGCGCGCCAAGGAATCCCTGGCCCCGGACCTGGTGGCCAGCGAAGAACTCGAGTTGCGCCCGGGTGAAACCGTCGAACTCAAGCTCAGCGTGGAGGAGGGCAGCCGCTACGTCGGCATCCTCGCCGCCTACCGCGATCTGCCGGAAACCAAATGGCGCTACACGGTGCAAGTCACTCCGGTGGAAGTCACCGACGCAGACTTGACCCTCGATCAGGCCGGTATTCGCAACAGCAACGAAACGCTCGCCAAGGCGGATGACTGA
- the tagH gene encoding type VI secretion system-associated FHA domain protein TagH, whose translation MELVFEMLNTKQFVPTDLCQKTFKQAGGVIGRGEDCDWIIPDRKRHLSNHHAVISYREGTFFLTDTSSNGIQDSESGARLRKGEAMRIEHGSVYVLGDFEIRARLVRDPATFDVEVGRPQAAGSIIPDDAFLDLDPLNALDQQERVYSEIDELISPNNAPQDTRQRADYARIDMESLMVPELINAPAEPEPAPAPKAVERQSEGFWEHFGAALGVDLKGLDHDAREALALNAARLLKQSVGGLQQSLRTRSELKNELRLAQTIVQGTNKNPLKFAVDAGEALGILLQPNKPGQLPAEQAISRSFRDLQAHQVALLTASRAAVRGTLEHFSPEQLTLRFERDNKPIMATSGSRWRAYGRYHQALRQDDDWSERLLARDFAQAYEEQIRLISTLHTDHQG comes from the coding sequence ATGGAACTGGTTTTCGAAATGCTGAACACCAAGCAGTTCGTGCCCACGGATTTGTGCCAGAAGACCTTCAAGCAGGCCGGTGGCGTGATCGGGCGTGGCGAGGACTGCGACTGGATCATTCCTGATCGCAAGCGTCACCTGTCCAACCACCACGCGGTGATCAGCTACCGCGAAGGCACGTTTTTCCTGACCGATACCAGCAGCAACGGTATCCAGGACAGCGAAAGCGGCGCGCGCCTGCGCAAGGGTGAAGCGATGCGCATCGAGCACGGCAGCGTGTACGTGCTGGGTGATTTCGAGATCCGTGCGCGACTGGTGCGTGACCCGGCGACCTTCGACGTGGAAGTCGGCCGTCCGCAAGCGGCGGGGAGCATCATCCCGGACGATGCGTTCCTCGACCTCGACCCGTTGAACGCCCTCGATCAGCAAGAGCGCGTGTACTCGGAAATCGACGAGCTGATCTCGCCAAACAATGCTCCACAGGACACCCGTCAGCGCGCCGACTACGCGCGCATCGACATGGAAAGCCTGATGGTTCCGGAGCTGATCAACGCCCCGGCAGAACCCGAGCCAGCCCCGGCACCGAAAGCCGTCGAGCGTCAGAGCGAAGGTTTCTGGGAGCACTTCGGCGCGGCACTGGGCGTGGACCTCAAAGGCCTCGACCACGACGCCCGCGAAGCCCTGGCGCTGAACGCCGCACGCCTGCTCAAGCAGAGCGTCGGCGGTTTGCAGCAGAGCCTGCGCACCCGCAGTGAGCTGAAAAACGAACTGCGCCTGGCCCAGACCATCGTTCAAGGCACGAATAAAAACCCGCTGAAATTCGCCGTTGATGCCGGTGAAGCGCTGGGCATTTTGTTGCAGCCGAACAAGCCGGGCCAGTTGCCGGCCGAGCAGGCGATCTCTCGCTCGTTCCGTGATTTGCAGGCGCACCAGGTGGCCTTGCTGACCGCCAGCCGCGCCGCCGTTCGCGGCACGCTGGAGCACTTCTCGCCTGAGCAATTGACCCTGCGTTTCGAGCGCGACAACAAGCCGATTATGGCCACGTCCGGCAGCCGTTGGAGAGCGTACGGCCGTTATCACCAGGCATTGCGCCAAGACGATGACTGGAGCGAGCGCCTGCTTGCCCGAGACTTTGCTCAGGCCTACGAAGAACAGATCCGTCTGATTTCCACCCTTCACACCGACCACCAAGGATGA
- a CDS encoding type VI secretion protein: MPVRHWQAVLLTLVVLCGLGGCSGNYKFNDNTYRPLGDPQAVNRGK, encoded by the coding sequence ATGCCTGTTCGTCACTGGCAAGCCGTCCTGCTGACCCTCGTCGTTCTATGCGGCCTCGGCGGCTGTAGCGGCAATTACAAATTCAACGACAACACCTATCGCCCATTGGGTGATCCGCAGGCGGTCAATCGCGGCAAGTGA
- a CDS encoding sigma-54-dependent Fis family transcriptional regulator, with translation MFTQVPQPLVYAEALLAQFASLSRAADGAALLGDFVRGLAELSGCELTQLYLLDATHTCLGMNAECLNGILQPREAESLPADYNGEQLLQFALCQNRVVSLSELSGSLHETSFLPPQATPWQSLLCVPLVNQQKAVEGLLLCASRRHIDLQGFADSLGQLGSFVLGQLHLLQRLRQPSGDVRPMKVSVPSASGYGLIGKSKAMRQTYSLISKVLHSPYTVLLRGETGTGKEVVARAIHDCGPRRSQAFIVQNCAAFPENLLESELFGYRKGAFTGADRDRAGLFDAANGGTLLLDEIGDMPLSLQAKLLRVLQEGEIRPLGSNDTHKIDVRIIAATHRDLSVLVSEGKFREDLYYRLAQFPIELPALRQREGDILDLARHFADKACSFLQRDAVRWSDAALDHLSGYAFPGNVRELKGLVERAVLLCEGGELLAEHFSLRMEAMPEDNSLNLRERLEQVERSLLLDCLRKNDGNQTLAARELGLPRRTLLYRLGRLNINLGDFDG, from the coding sequence ATGTTCACTCAAGTGCCGCAACCGCTGGTCTATGCCGAAGCCTTGCTGGCGCAGTTCGCCAGCCTGTCGCGCGCGGCGGACGGTGCTGCGCTGCTGGGTGACTTCGTACGCGGGTTGGCCGAGCTCAGCGGTTGCGAGCTGACTCAGTTGTACCTGCTGGACGCCACTCACACGTGCCTGGGGATGAACGCCGAGTGCCTCAACGGCATCCTGCAACCCCGTGAAGCGGAGAGCCTGCCGGCGGATTACAACGGTGAACAACTGCTGCAATTCGCCCTGTGCCAGAACCGCGTGGTGAGCCTCAGCGAACTGAGCGGCAGCCTGCACGAAACCAGTTTCCTGCCGCCGCAGGCCACGCCTTGGCAGTCGCTGTTGTGCGTGCCGCTGGTCAATCAGCAGAAAGCCGTCGAAGGCTTGCTGCTGTGCGCCAGTCGCCGGCACATCGACCTGCAAGGCTTCGCCGATTCCCTCGGGCAACTGGGTTCGTTCGTGCTGGGTCAACTGCATTTGCTTCAGCGTTTGCGTCAGCCGAGCGGTGACGTACGACCGATGAAGGTCAGTGTCCCGAGCGCCAGCGGTTACGGCTTGATCGGCAAGAGCAAGGCCATGCGCCAGACCTACTCGCTGATCAGCAAAGTCCTGCACAGCCCGTACACCGTACTGCTGCGCGGCGAAACCGGCACCGGCAAGGAAGTGGTCGCACGGGCGATTCACGACTGTGGCCCGCGCCGCTCCCAGGCGTTCATCGTGCAGAACTGCGCGGCGTTCCCCGAGAACCTGCTGGAAAGCGAGCTGTTCGGCTACCGCAAAGGCGCGTTCACCGGTGCTGATCGCGACCGCGCCGGGCTGTTTGATGCGGCCAATGGCGGCACCTTGTTGCTGGATGAAATTGGCGACATGCCGTTGTCCCTGCAAGCCAAGCTGTTGCGGGTTTTGCAGGAAGGCGAGATCCGTCCGCTGGGCTCCAACGACACCCACAAGATCGACGTGCGCATCATCGCCGCGACGCACCGGGATTTGTCGGTGCTGGTGAGCGAAGGCAAATTCCGCGAGGACTTGTACTACCGCCTCGCGCAATTCCCGATCGAGTTGCCGGCCTTGCGTCAGCGCGAAGGCGACATCCTCGACCTGGCCCGGCACTTCGCCGACAAGGCGTGCTCGTTCTTGCAGCGCGATGCGGTGCGTTGGTCCGATGCGGCGCTGGATCACCTGTCCGGTTATGCCTTCCCCGGCAACGTGCGCGAACTCAAAGGCCTGGTCGAACGTGCCGTTTTGCTGTGCGAGGGCGGCGAGTTGCTGGCCGAGCACTTCTCCCTGCGCATGGAAGCCATGCCCGAAGACAACAGCCTGAACCTGCGCGAACGCCTGGAGCAGGTCGAGCGCAGTCTGCTGCTCGATTGCCTGCGCAAAAACGACGGTAACCAGACCCTCGCCGCCCGCGAACTCGGCCTGCCACGCCGCACGCTTCTGTACCGCCTCGGCCGTTTGAATATCAACCTGGGTGATTTCGATGGTTGA
- the tssH gene encoding type VI secretion system ATPase TssH, producing the protein MINVDLQQLIQALDAETRRDLESSAERCVARGGSKILVEDLLLGLLERPQGLLARALQDAEVDAGELSAALQSRVEHSASRNPVFAPELVQWLQDALLVANLELGQSQVEQAALILALLRNPMRYAGSRYQSLLAKLNIERLKEFALSQKEQPATGKPAVPGESLLERFTHNLTQQARDGKLDPVLCRDGAIRQMVDILARRRKNNPIVVGEAGVGKTAIVEGLASRIAAGEVPQVLKGVELLSLDMGLLQAGASVKGEFERRLKGVIDEVKASPKPIILFIDEAHTLIGAGGNAGGSDAANLLKPALARGELRTIAATTWAEYKKYFEKDPALARRFQPVQLHEPTVSEAVTILRGLAQVYEKSHGIYLRDDAVVAAAELSARYLAGRQLPDKAVDVLDTACARVRISLAAAPESLERLRGELAEGGRQRQALRRDAEAGLLIDHEALDALEDRLAAAEEEMVALETLWTEQKELAERLLDLRQQLAKAREAAAVEPIVTVEEDAEGTVIETLPIDEAHSVETLEAALNETHKALTELQVKERLVSFEVCPRLVAEVISAWTGVPLAQLAREHNAKVASFATDLRTRIRGQEQAVHALDRSMRATAAGLNKPDAPVGVFLLVGPSGVGKTETALALADLLYGGDRFITTINMSEFQEKHTVSRLIGAPPGYVGYGEGGMLTEAVRQKPYSVVLLDEVEKADPDVLNLFYQIFDKGVANDGEGREIDFRNTLILMTSNLGSDRISELCENGARPSAEVLEETIRPVLSKHFKPALLARMRVVPYYPVGGPVLRELIEIKLGRLGERLNRRQLDFTYSQDLVDHLAERCTQSDSGARLIDHLLDLHVLPLVADRLLDAMATGESLKRVHATLDGGASVTCEFA; encoded by the coding sequence ATGATCAACGTAGACCTGCAACAACTTATCCAGGCGCTGGACGCCGAAACCCGTCGTGATCTGGAAAGTTCTGCCGAGCGTTGCGTCGCCCGTGGCGGCAGCAAAATCCTCGTCGAAGACTTGCTGCTCGGCCTGCTGGAGCGCCCTCAAGGCTTGCTCGCACGCGCGCTGCAAGACGCCGAAGTGGATGCCGGCGAACTGAGCGCCGCGTTGCAATCGCGGGTCGAGCACAGCGCCTCGCGCAACCCGGTGTTCGCCCCGGAACTGGTGCAGTGGCTGCAAGACGCGTTGCTGGTGGCCAACCTTGAACTGGGCCAGAGCCAGGTCGAGCAAGCCGCGTTGATCCTCGCGCTGCTGCGCAACCCGATGCGCTACGCCGGCAGCCGCTACCAGTCGTTGCTGGCCAAGCTGAACATCGAACGCTTGAAAGAATTCGCCCTGTCGCAGAAAGAGCAACCGGCTACCGGCAAACCGGCTGTACCGGGTGAATCGCTGCTGGAGCGCTTCACGCATAACCTCACTCAACAAGCCCGCGACGGCAAACTCGACCCGGTGCTGTGCCGCGATGGCGCGATCCGCCAGATGGTCGACATCCTCGCCCGTCGCCGCAAGAACAACCCGATCGTGGTCGGTGAAGCCGGCGTCGGTAAGACTGCGATCGTCGAAGGCCTGGCCTCGCGCATCGCCGCCGGTGAAGTGCCGCAAGTGCTCAAAGGCGTGGAGCTGCTGTCGCTGGACATGGGCTTGCTGCAAGCCGGCGCCAGCGTCAAAGGTGAATTCGAACGTCGCCTCAAAGGCGTGATCGACGAAGTCAAAGCCTCGCCGAAACCGATCATTCTGTTCATCGACGAAGCCCACACGCTGATCGGCGCGGGCGGCAATGCCGGCGGTTCCGATGCGGCCAACCTGCTCAAGCCAGCCCTGGCTCGAGGTGAATTGCGCACCATCGCCGCCACCACGTGGGCGGAGTACAAAAAATACTTCGAAAAAGACCCGGCCCTGGCCCGTCGTTTCCAGCCGGTGCAACTGCACGAACCGACCGTCAGCGAAGCGGTGACCATCCTCCGTGGCCTGGCTCAGGTCTACGAGAAGAGCCACGGCATCTACCTGCGCGATGACGCGGTGGTTGCGGCGGCCGAGTTGTCCGCTCGCTACCTCGCGGGCCGTCAGCTGCCGGACAAAGCCGTCGACGTGCTCGACACCGCGTGCGCTCGCGTTCGCATCAGCCTCGCCGCCGCCCCGGAAAGCCTTGAGCGCCTGCGTGGCGAACTGGCTGAAGGTGGCCGTCAGCGTCAGGCCCTGCGCCGGGATGCCGAGGCCGGTTTGCTGATCGATCACGAAGCGCTGGACGCGTTGGAAGATCGCCTGGCCGCTGCCGAAGAGGAAATGGTCGCGCTGGAAACCCTGTGGACCGAACAGAAAGAACTGGCCGAACGCTTGCTGGATCTGCGTCAGCAACTGGCCAAGGCGCGCGAAGCCGCTGCCGTCGAGCCAATCGTCACCGTGGAAGAAGACGCCGAAGGCACCGTGATCGAAACGCTGCCCATAGACGAAGCGCACAGCGTCGAAACCCTGGAAGCCGCACTCAACGAAACTCACAAGGCGCTGACCGAACTTCAGGTCAAAGAACGCCTGGTGAGCTTCGAAGTGTGCCCGCGTCTGGTGGCCGAAGTGATCAGCGCCTGGACCGGCGTGCCATTGGCGCAACTGGCCCGTGAGCACAATGCCAAGGTCGCGAGTTTCGCCACCGACCTGCGCACGCGCATCCGTGGTCAGGAACAAGCCGTCCATGCCCTGGACCGCTCGATGCGCGCCACCGCTGCCGGCCTGAACAAACCTGACGCGCCGGTTGGCGTGTTCCTGCTGGTCGGCCCGAGCGGCGTCGGCAAGACCGAAACCGCGCTGGCTCTCGCGGATTTGCTGTACGGCGGTGATCGTTTCATCACCACCATCAACATGTCCGAGTTCCAGGAGAAGCACACCGTCTCACGCCTGATCGGTGCGCCACCGGGCTACGTCGGTTACGGCGAAGGCGGCATGCTCACCGAAGCCGTGCGCCAGAAGCCGTACTCGGTCGTGTTGCTCGATGAAGTCGAGAAGGCTGATCCGGACGTGCTGAACCTGTTCTACCAAATCTTCGACAAAGGCGTGGCCAACGATGGCGAAGGACGCGAGATCGACTTCCGCAACACGTTGATCCTGATGACCTCGAACCTGGGCAGCGACCGCATCAGCGAGCTCTGCGAAAACGGCGCACGGCCATCGGCTGAAGTGCTCGAAGAAACCATCCGCCCGGTGCTGAGCAAACACTTCAAGCCGGCGCTGCTGGCGCGGATGCGTGTGGTGCCTTACTACCCGGTGGGCGGCCCGGTGCTGCGCGAGCTGATCGAGATCAAACTCGGTCGTCTGGGCGAACGCCTGAACCGTCGTCAGCTGGATTTCACCTACTCGCAAGACCTTGTCGATCACCTGGCCGAACGCTGCACTCAAAGCGACAGCGGCGCGCGCCTGATCGACCACTTGCTCGACCTGCACGTGCTGCCGCTGGTGGCCGACCGCTTGCTCGACGCGATGGCCACCGGTGAAAGCCTCAAGCGAGTCCACGCGACGCTCGATGGCGGCGCCAGCGTGACGTGCGAGTTCGCCTGA
- the tssG gene encoding type VI secretion system baseplate subunit TssG — translation MDTTYGPSAASLSGLTRGIREYSLFQAVLLVVDRLREAHPHLSQDDLYDQLEFQANPSLGFPGSDVDRVEFFHEHGQMRARLRFNLIGLVGSGSPLPAFYGEQALGDSEDGNPTRNFLDLFHHRLQRLMLPIWRKYRYRASFESGALDPFSAQLFALIGLGGEEIRKAQELNWKRLLPYLGLLSLRAHSAALIEAVLRYYFKHAELTIEQCIERRVEIIDEQRNRLGRANSLLGEDLVLGEHVRDRSGKFRIHIRELDWQRFHEFLPIGFGYQPLCALVRFTLRDPLDYDIRLVLRQEEIRELRIGEQNACRLGWTSWLGREKADGVVTLGSKIH, via the coding sequence ATGGACACCACGTATGGGCCTTCAGCCGCTTCTTTAAGCGGACTGACCCGAGGAATACGCGAGTACTCGCTGTTTCAGGCCGTGCTGCTGGTGGTTGACCGGCTGCGCGAGGCCCACCCGCACCTGAGCCAGGACGATCTGTACGACCAGCTCGAATTCCAGGCCAACCCGAGCCTGGGTTTCCCGGGCAGTGACGTCGATCGCGTGGAGTTTTTCCACGAGCACGGGCAGATGCGCGCGCGCCTGCGTTTCAACCTGATCGGCCTGGTCGGTTCCGGTTCGCCGCTGCCGGCGTTCTACGGTGAACAAGCCCTGGGCGACAGCGAAGACGGCAACCCGACCCGCAACTTCCTCGACCTGTTCCACCATCGCCTGCAACGGTTGATGTTGCCGATCTGGCGCAAGTACCGCTACCGCGCCAGTTTCGAGAGCGGCGCCCTCGACCCGTTCTCGGCGCAGCTGTTTGCCTTGATCGGCCTGGGCGGCGAAGAGATCCGCAAGGCCCAGGAACTGAACTGGAAGCGCTTGCTGCCGTACCTCGGTTTGCTCAGCTTGCGGGCGCACTCGGCGGCGCTGATCGAAGCGGTGTTGCGTTACTACTTCAAGCACGCCGAACTAACCATCGAGCAGTGCATCGAGCGCCGCGTGGAAATTATCGACGAACAACGCAATCGTTTGGGCCGCGCCAACAGCCTGCTCGGCGAAGACCTGGTGCTGGGCGAACACGTGCGCGACCGCAGCGGCAAATTCCGCATCCACATCCGCGAGCTCGACTGGCAACGCTTCCACGAATTCCTGCCGATCGGTTTCGGCTATCAGCCGCTGTGCGCGCTGGTGCGGTTCACCCTGCGTGACCCGCTCGATTACGACATTCGCCTGGTGTTGCGCCAGGAAGAAATCCGCGAACTGCGCATCGGTGAGCAAAACGCCTGTCGCCTGGGATGGACCAGTTGGCTGGGCCGCGAAAAAGCGGACGGCGTGGTGACCCTGGGCAGCAAAATTCATTAA